The following proteins come from a genomic window of Natrinema saccharevitans:
- the thiL gene encoding thiamine-phosphate kinase encodes MDERAALRLLEGELAAAGDDAAVVDGLVVTTDMLHDRTDFPDGTTRYTAGWRAVGASLSDVAAMGAEATAAVAAYAAPTFDGEELLDFVRGANDVCDRVDTEYVGGDLDSHEEFTTATTAIGRADDPVRRSGARPGDRVCVTGTLGRSAAALELFDRGHAERANELFRFEPRIAAGRALAPHASAMMDSSDGLARSLHQLAEASDCGFAIESDRVPIDDAVREIADGDDDALERATTFGEDFELVATVPADALSAVRSATDVSLSVLGRVREPDHGISVDGESLADRGYTHG; translated from the coding sequence ATGGACGAACGCGCCGCCCTCCGACTGCTCGAGGGGGAACTCGCGGCGGCCGGCGACGACGCCGCCGTCGTCGACGGGCTGGTCGTGACGACGGACATGCTCCACGATCGCACCGATTTTCCGGACGGGACGACCCGGTACACCGCCGGCTGGCGCGCCGTCGGCGCGTCGCTGTCGGACGTGGCTGCGATGGGGGCCGAGGCGACGGCCGCGGTCGCCGCCTACGCCGCGCCGACCTTCGACGGGGAGGAGCTGCTGGACTTCGTTCGCGGCGCGAACGACGTCTGCGACCGCGTCGATACCGAATACGTTGGCGGCGACCTCGATAGTCACGAGGAGTTCACGACGGCCACGACCGCGATCGGCCGCGCCGACGACCCCGTCCGTCGGTCGGGAGCCCGTCCCGGCGATCGCGTCTGCGTGACCGGCACCCTCGGCCGCAGCGCGGCCGCGCTCGAGCTGTTCGACCGGGGTCACGCCGAGCGAGCGAACGAACTGTTCCGGTTCGAGCCGCGGATCGCCGCTGGACGGGCGCTCGCTCCGCACGCGAGCGCGATGATGGACTCGAGCGACGGGCTGGCCCGCTCGCTGCATCAGCTGGCCGAGGCCAGCGACTGCGGGTTCGCGATCGAATCCGACCGCGTGCCGATCGACGACGCCGTCCGCGAGATCGCCGACGGTGACGACGACGCGCTCGAGCGCGCGACGACCTTCGGCGAGGACTTCGAACTCGTCGCGACCGTCCCCGCGGACGCGCTGTCGGCGGTCCGGTCGGCGACCGACGTCTCGCTGTCGGTCCTCGGACGGGTCCGGGAGCCCGATCACGGCATCAGCGTGGACGGCGAGTCGCTGGCGGATCGGGGCTACACGCACGGATAG
- a CDS encoding PadR family transcriptional regulator: protein MRKSGPPKGLIAYLVLELLAEKPRYGYEILKEICEISGGHWEPSYGSVYPILYKFEEKGWAERIERADEPDRKYFELTAEGQAELEERRETGAEKARDFADVILGFFHVYAAFSTDDRFEIPPMDGEWHFDEAFSRWVVEQVVRHYEHYFDTEFERLEATPEEFYERHGVEPEE from the coding sequence ATGCGGAAAAGTGGCCCGCCGAAAGGACTCATCGCCTATCTCGTCCTCGAGCTGCTCGCGGAAAAACCGCGGTACGGCTACGAGATCTTGAAGGAGATCTGTGAGATCAGCGGCGGTCACTGGGAGCCGTCCTACGGTTCGGTCTACCCCATCCTCTACAAGTTCGAGGAGAAGGGGTGGGCCGAGCGCATCGAACGTGCGGACGAACCCGATCGGAAGTACTTCGAACTGACCGCCGAGGGGCAGGCGGAACTCGAGGAACGCCGCGAAACGGGCGCGGAGAAGGCTCGGGACTTCGCGGACGTCATCCTCGGCTTTTTCCACGTCTATGCTGCCTTCTCGACGGACGACCGGTTCGAGATCCCCCCGATGGACGGCGAGTGGCACTTCGACGAGGCGTTCAGCCGCTGGGTCGTCGAACAGGTCGTCCGCCACTACGAACACTACTTCGATACCGAGTTCGAACGCCTCGAGGCGACCCCGGAAGAGTTCTACGAGCGCCACGGCGTCGAGCCGGAGGAGTGA
- a CDS encoding DUF7123 family protein, giving the protein MSTTAQPSTESKERRLKRYLRERAEDGELYFKGKFIADDVGMSPKEIGALMVKLSDSVSDLEIEKWSYTSATTWRVAPA; this is encoded by the coding sequence ATGAGTACGACAGCCCAACCCTCCACGGAAAGCAAGGAACGCCGCCTGAAACGCTACCTACGCGAACGTGCCGAAGACGGCGAGCTGTACTTCAAGGGCAAGTTCATCGCGGACGACGTCGGGATGTCCCCCAAGGAGATCGGCGCGTTGATGGTCAAACTCTCGGACTCGGTCAGCGACCTCGAGATCGAGAAGTGGTCGTACACGAGCGCGACGACGTGGCGCGTCGCCCCCGCGTAA
- a CDS encoding site-2 protease family protein, with product MDDGDRSGFGGSARDGRSPADGPPIERIESVFAVYEVRREDDQLVYYGDPLTHPERVMRELWPAFNDRGYDLEFERRHGEYVLVAGPSTRGIDGIPWTNVILLLATIASTLFVGSWWWYPALDPFGNPIDLLHAWPFSLAILGVLMVHEMGHYVMSRYHRVDASLPYFIPIPTLIGTMGAVIRMKGRMPDRKALFDIGVAGPLAGLVATVVVSVIGLHLPPVTVDPSLLQNPDAVRIELGYPPLLELLAAAFDQPLYRDDPTTGVNPVVIGAWVGMFVTFLNLIPVGQLDGGHILRAMTGEFHDTVAALVPGALFVLAGYLYYVQEYTVNAVSVWLIWGLLTTVFASAGAATPIRDDRLGTGRTVLGVVTFGLGLLCFMPVPVMVVG from the coding sequence ATGGACGACGGCGATCGGTCCGGCTTCGGCGGGTCGGCTCGCGACGGCCGTTCCCCCGCGGACGGACCGCCGATCGAGCGGATCGAGTCGGTGTTTGCGGTCTACGAAGTCCGGCGCGAGGACGACCAGCTAGTGTACTACGGTGATCCGTTGACCCACCCCGAGCGGGTCATGCGCGAACTCTGGCCGGCGTTTAACGACCGGGGATACGACCTCGAGTTCGAGCGCCGCCACGGCGAGTACGTCCTCGTCGCCGGACCGTCGACCCGCGGCATCGACGGGATTCCCTGGACGAACGTGATCCTGCTGCTGGCGACGATCGCGTCGACGCTGTTCGTCGGCTCGTGGTGGTGGTATCCGGCGCTCGACCCGTTCGGGAACCCGATCGATCTCCTCCACGCGTGGCCGTTCTCGCTGGCGATCCTCGGCGTCCTCATGGTCCACGAGATGGGCCATTACGTCATGAGTCGGTACCACCGGGTCGACGCCTCGCTGCCCTACTTCATTCCGATCCCGACGCTCATCGGGACGATGGGCGCGGTCATCAGGATGAAAGGCCGGATGCCCGACCGGAAGGCGCTGTTCGATATCGGCGTCGCCGGGCCGCTGGCCGGGTTAGTCGCGACGGTCGTCGTGAGCGTGATCGGGCTTCACCTGCCCCCCGTAACCGTCGACCCGTCGCTGCTCCAGAACCCCGATGCGGTCCGGATCGAACTCGGCTACCCGCCGCTGCTCGAGTTGCTCGCGGCGGCGTTCGACCAGCCGCTGTATCGCGACGATCCGACGACGGGCGTGAACCCGGTCGTCATCGGCGCGTGGGTCGGGATGTTCGTGACGTTTCTGAACCTGATTCCGGTCGGCCAGCTCGACGGCGGCCACATCCTGCGAGCGATGACCGGCGAGTTCCACGACACCGTGGCCGCGCTCGTCCCCGGCGCGCTGTTCGTCCTCGCGGGCTATCTCTACTACGTCCAGGAGTACACGGTGAACGCGGTCTCGGTCTGGCTCATCTGGGGACTGTTGACGACGGTGTTCGCGTCGGCGGGGGCGGCGACGCCGATTCGGGACGACCGACTCGGCACCGGTCGGACCGTCCTCGGCGTCGTCACGTTCGGGCTCGGCTTGCTCTGTTTCATGCCGGTGCCGGTGATGGTCGTCGGCTGA
- a CDS encoding site-2 protease family protein, with the protein MDHGSLGFVSPPAIYGSELVTWVLIGLLSYWVVIVGLRNAGWLPDYVGTQGPILTLHTKRGRALLDRLARPKRFWRAWSNLGVGIALVVMIGMFVFLVQAAITALSTPEMATSAVRQPRNVLVIPGVNDFLPLSATPGIVFGLLVGLVVHEGGHGLLCRVEDIDIDSMGVAMLAVLPVGAFVEPDQESSKSASRGGQTRMFAAGVTNNFAITLLAFALLFGPVVGSIGVASGAAVGGVAPDSPAADAGIEPNDRITAINGTAVEGNDDLADRLEATSGEQVAVELDGEETKTVDRSLLVTAAVDDGPTGLSTGDEIRAVDGQTVATERGFFDAVGESERVTLTVDPASGDDRVEREVPIGAAVSVVEDEPLEAETGPTDETMVITRFDGERVHDYAELADLLEDTEPGQAVAVAGYLGDERESYEVTLDEHPRSDSGFLGIQPFQGTSGVAVSDIGVQLYPADEYLGLLGGDGDTRFGPITDTFLGKMGLAILLPVMGVSGALPFNFAGFTGGIQNFYEAQGLLGAFGDGTVFLVANLLFWTGWINVQLGFFNCIPAFPLDGGHILRTSTEAVISRLPVDATRGMVRVVTTTVGVTMLVSFLLLLFGPQLVSG; encoded by the coding sequence ATGGATCACGGATCCCTCGGTTTCGTCTCGCCCCCTGCAATATACGGCTCCGAACTCGTCACGTGGGTCCTGATCGGGCTCCTCAGTTACTGGGTCGTGATCGTCGGCCTGCGGAACGCGGGCTGGCTCCCGGACTACGTCGGCACGCAGGGGCCGATCCTCACCCTCCACACCAAACGCGGCCGCGCCCTTCTCGACCGTCTCGCTCGTCCCAAACGGTTCTGGCGTGCGTGGTCGAACCTCGGCGTCGGCATCGCGCTTGTCGTGATGATCGGCATGTTCGTCTTTCTCGTCCAGGCGGCGATCACCGCGCTCTCGACGCCGGAGATGGCGACGTCCGCCGTCCGACAGCCGCGAAACGTCCTCGTGATTCCCGGGGTCAACGACTTCCTCCCGCTGTCTGCCACGCCCGGAATCGTCTTCGGGCTGCTCGTCGGTCTCGTCGTCCACGAGGGCGGCCACGGGCTGCTCTGTCGCGTCGAGGACATCGACATCGACTCGATGGGGGTCGCGATGCTCGCCGTCCTGCCGGTCGGCGCGTTCGTCGAGCCCGATCAGGAGAGCAGCAAGTCGGCCTCCCGCGGCGGCCAGACCCGAATGTTCGCCGCCGGCGTCACCAACAACTTCGCGATTACGCTGCTTGCTTTCGCCTTGCTTTTCGGCCCCGTCGTCGGCTCGATCGGCGTCGCCTCCGGGGCCGCCGTCGGCGGCGTCGCACCCGACTCCCCCGCCGCCGACGCCGGAATCGAACCCAACGACCGCATCACGGCGATCAACGGCACCGCCGTCGAGGGCAACGACGACCTCGCGGACCGTCTCGAGGCCACGAGCGGCGAGCAGGTCGCCGTCGAACTCGACGGCGAGGAGACGAAGACCGTCGACCGATCGCTGCTCGTGACCGCGGCGGTCGACGACGGACCGACTGGCCTCTCGACCGGTGACGAGATCCGCGCCGTGGACGGGCAAACGGTCGCGACCGAACGCGGCTTCTTCGACGCCGTCGGCGAGAGCGAGCGCGTGACGCTGACGGTCGACCCCGCCAGCGGCGACGACCGCGTCGAGCGCGAGGTCCCCATCGGAGCCGCCGTCTCGGTCGTCGAGGACGAGCCGCTCGAGGCCGAGACCGGACCGACCGACGAGACGATGGTCATCACCCGATTCGACGGCGAACGTGTCCACGACTACGCGGAGCTGGCCGACCTGCTCGAGGACACCGAGCCCGGACAGGCGGTCGCGGTCGCGGGCTATCTCGGCGACGAACGGGAGAGCTACGAGGTAACCCTCGACGAGCATCCGCGATCCGACAGCGGGTTCCTCGGCATTCAGCCGTTCCAGGGAACGTCCGGCGTGGCGGTCAGTGACATCGGGGTGCAGCTCTACCCCGCCGACGAGTACCTGGGGCTGCTCGGCGGCGACGGGGACACGCGGTTCGGACCGATTACCGACACGTTCCTCGGGAAGATGGGGCTCGCAATCTTGTTGCCGGTGATGGGCGTCAGCGGCGCGCTGCCGTTTAACTTCGCCGGGTTCACCGGCGGGATTCAGAACTTCTACGAGGCACAGGGTCTCCTCGGGGCGTTCGGCGACGGGACCGTCTTCCTGGTGGCGAACCTGTTGTTCTGGACCGGCTGGATCAACGTCCAGCTGGGCTTTTTCAACTGCATCCCGGCGTTCCCGCTGGACGGTGGCCACATCCTCCGGACGAGTACCGAAGCGGTCATCTCGCGGCTGCCGGTCGACGCGACCCGCGGGATGGTCCGGGTCGTGACGACCACGGTCGGCGTGACGATGCTCGTGAGTTTCCTCCTGTTACTGTTCGGGCCGCAGTTGGTCTCGGGATAG
- the pyrH gene encoding UMP kinase, producing the protein MKVVVSIGGSVLVPEPGADRVAEHAAVIEDLIAEGCRIGAVVGGGGVARDYIGAARDLGANEIELDQLGIDVTRLNARLLIAALSEESVTAPALDYEEASEALRRDDICIMGGVAPAQTTDAVGAALAEYIDADLLIYATSVPGVYSADPNEDDDATKHDRLSATELVDAIAGLEMNAGASAPVDLLAAKIIERSGMRTIVLDGTDPDRIARAVRDGDHEGTDIVPERAGAEPTYWAADEQ; encoded by the coding sequence ATGAAAGTGGTCGTCTCCATCGGTGGGAGCGTACTCGTCCCCGAGCCGGGCGCGGATCGGGTGGCCGAGCACGCCGCCGTCATCGAGGACCTCATCGCCGAAGGCTGTCGGATCGGGGCCGTCGTCGGGGGCGGCGGCGTCGCCCGCGACTACATCGGGGCCGCACGTGACCTCGGTGCCAACGAGATCGAACTCGACCAGCTCGGGATCGACGTCACCCGACTCAACGCGCGGCTGCTCATCGCCGCGCTCAGCGAGGAGTCGGTGACAGCGCCCGCACTGGACTACGAGGAAGCCAGCGAGGCGCTTCGCCGGGACGACATCTGTATCATGGGCGGGGTCGCGCCGGCCCAGACGACCGACGCGGTCGGGGCCGCCCTCGCGGAGTACATCGACGCCGACCTGCTGATCTACGCCACGAGCGTCCCCGGCGTCTACAGCGCCGACCCCAACGAAGACGACGACGCGACCAAGCACGACCGGCTCTCCGCGACGGAACTGGTCGACGCCATCGCCGGCCTCGAGATGAACGCCGGTGCCTCCGCGCCCGTGGACCTGCTGGCGGCGAAGATCATCGAGCGCTCGGGAATGCGGACGATCGTCCTCGACGGCACCGACCCGGACCGGATCGCCCGCGCCGTTCGAGACGGCGATCACGAGGGGACCGACATCGTCCCCGAAAGAGCCGGCGCGGAACCGACCTACTGGGCGGCCGACGAGCAATGA
- a CDS encoding molybdopterin synthase — MHVLGVRDAGADGDALEAVVDRVVDRLSERGRVGVVRYDATIADGTQIRESATLGGDVTYDLGVDGDWTASGTGMDVGDALDRLATDCAYAVVVGVPSLQYPSILVGGDESDREAAGEVLAAVEGPASLDLAVLVDDLEAAEPHRTLESLVARVKASPAADRAGAIATFTGRVRAKDSADDARTRYLEFEKYEGVADERLATLEADLESRDGVFAVELYHRTGIVEDGEDIVFVVVLAGHRGEAFRTVEDGINRLKDEVPLFKKEVTVEDEFWVHERS; from the coding sequence ATGCACGTACTCGGTGTTCGCGACGCGGGAGCCGACGGCGACGCGCTCGAGGCGGTCGTCGATCGGGTCGTCGACCGGCTCTCCGAGCGGGGACGGGTCGGGGTCGTCAGATACGACGCGACGATCGCCGACGGGACCCAGATCCGCGAGTCGGCGACGCTCGGCGGCGATGTCACCTACGACCTCGGCGTCGACGGCGACTGGACCGCCTCCGGGACGGGGATGGACGTCGGCGACGCGCTCGACCGACTGGCGACCGACTGCGCGTACGCGGTCGTCGTCGGCGTTCCCTCGCTGCAGTACCCCTCGATACTCGTCGGCGGCGACGAGTCCGACCGCGAGGCCGCCGGCGAGGTGCTGGCGGCCGTCGAGGGGCCCGCCAGCCTCGACCTCGCGGTGCTGGTCGACGACCTCGAGGCAGCCGAGCCCCACCGAACCCTCGAGTCGCTGGTCGCCCGAGTCAAGGCGTCGCCGGCGGCCGACCGTGCGGGCGCGATCGCGACGTTTACCGGCCGCGTCCGAGCGAAAGACAGCGCGGACGACGCGCGCACGCGGTACCTCGAGTTCGAGAAGTACGAGGGGGTCGCCGACGAGCGGTTGGCCACCCTCGAGGCCGACCTCGAGTCGCGAGACGGCGTCTTCGCGGTCGAACTCTACCACCGAACCGGGATCGTCGAGGACGGCGAGGACATCGTTTTCGTCGTCGTGCTAGCCGGCCACCGCGGGGAGGCGTTCCGGACCGTCGAGGATGGGATCAACCGGTTAAAAGACGAAGTTCCGCTGTTCAAAAAAGAGGTGACGGTCGAGGACGAGTTCTGGGTCCACGAGCGATCGTGA
- a CDS encoding DNA-binding protein, giving the protein MSGSPDEEKLEELRQKKMEQLQDRAEAQQGEGGQEAAQQQAEAQKKAVLRQHLTDDARKRLNTVKMSKPQFGEQVERQVISLARSGRIQGKIDDDKMKQLLKELKPDSQSFDIQRR; this is encoded by the coding sequence ATGAGTGGCTCACCGGACGAGGAAAAACTCGAGGAGCTCCGACAGAAGAAAATGGAGCAGCTACAGGATCGGGCCGAGGCCCAGCAGGGCGAGGGCGGCCAGGAGGCGGCCCAGCAGCAGGCCGAAGCCCAGAAGAAGGCCGTACTGCGCCAGCACCTGACCGACGACGCCCGCAAGCGGCTCAACACGGTCAAGATGAGCAAGCCCCAGTTCGGCGAACAGGTCGAGCGCCAGGTCATTAGTCTCGCCCGCAGCGGCCGCATCCAGGGGAAGATCGACGACGACAAGATGAAACAGCTCCTCAAGGAGCTGAAACCCGACTCCCAGAGCTTCGACATCCAGCGCCGGTGA
- the lysS gene encoding lysine--tRNA ligase, with protein MSPDGDGETGDAAESDAISPYTLQSEEASETRHAFWADTVADRIEKRDPDEPIVVKGGISPSGVPHLGNVNEIMRGYFVAEVLRDRGHEVRQVFTADDRDPLRGLPRTLCDLEGNLVDLGEVDAGALGRNLGAPYTDIPDPFGCCDSYGDHFATIIQDSADALDVPIELVSNTELYESGAFDDVTRFVLEHRERASEVLSKYQDKVDADGDYVPFNPICEECGTITETVTSVDLAGDEPTVDYRCTDMEAGDQTIEGCGHEGTATLREGKLPWRFEWPGQWQLLGVDFEPFGKDHAEGSWPSGQDVARNVLEIEPPVPMVYEWFTLDGEPFSSSAGNVILVSDVLELLEPEVLRYFFAKDPVKARDFSIERLDQLVDEFDRLEAIYFGELEADEDERAFAERVYPFIVGEPREERIRLPYTFAAVLGMFDDPGLREEVARREGHIPDDAPEWAVDAALKRVEQARNWARRTGNEFDYELKRSEIPDHEFDAATEDALAELADFIEAGHEPDEIQGEIYETAKRHDVDVGDFFAAGYRLFFDEDQGPKLGPFLAKVDREFVVARLRRER; from the coding sequence ATGAGTCCCGACGGCGACGGGGAGACCGGAGACGCGGCGGAATCGGACGCGATCAGCCCCTACACCCTCCAGAGCGAGGAAGCCAGCGAGACGCGCCACGCGTTCTGGGCCGATACCGTCGCGGATCGGATCGAAAAGCGAGACCCCGACGAACCGATCGTCGTCAAAGGTGGCATCTCGCCCTCGGGCGTTCCCCACCTGGGCAACGTCAACGAGATCATGCGGGGGTACTTCGTCGCCGAGGTGCTTCGGGACCGCGGCCACGAGGTCCGACAGGTCTTCACCGCCGACGACCGCGATCCGCTCCGGGGACTGCCCCGGACCCTCTGTGACCTCGAGGGGAACCTCGTCGATCTCGGCGAGGTCGACGCCGGCGCGCTCGGCCGGAACCTCGGCGCGCCCTACACCGATATCCCGGATCCGTTCGGCTGCTGTGACTCCTACGGCGACCACTTCGCGACGATCATTCAGGACAGCGCCGACGCGCTCGACGTGCCAATCGAGCTGGTCTCGAACACCGAGTTGTACGAGTCGGGCGCGTTCGACGACGTAACCCGGTTCGTCCTCGAACACCGCGAGCGGGCGAGCGAGGTCCTCTCGAAGTATCAGGACAAAGTCGACGCGGACGGCGACTACGTCCCGTTCAACCCGATCTGCGAGGAGTGCGGGACGATCACCGAAACGGTGACGAGCGTCGATCTGGCCGGTGACGAACCGACCGTCGACTACCGCTGTACCGACATGGAGGCCGGCGATCAGACGATCGAGGGTTGCGGCCACGAGGGCACCGCCACGCTGCGGGAGGGCAAACTCCCCTGGCGCTTCGAGTGGCCCGGTCAGTGGCAGCTGCTCGGCGTCGACTTCGAGCCCTTCGGCAAAGACCACGCCGAAGGATCGTGGCCGAGCGGGCAGGACGTCGCCCGCAACGTCCTCGAGATCGAGCCCCCCGTCCCGATGGTCTACGAGTGGTTCACCCTCGACGGCGAGCCGTTCTCCTCCTCCGCGGGCAACGTGATTCTGGTCTCTGACGTCCTCGAGTTACTCGAGCCCGAGGTGCTGCGGTACTTCTTCGCGAAGGACCCCGTGAAGGCACGCGACTTCAGCATCGAGCGCCTCGACCAGCTGGTCGACGAGTTCGACCGGCTCGAGGCGATCTACTTCGGCGAACTCGAGGCCGACGAGGACGAGCGGGCCTTCGCCGAGCGTGTCTACCCGTTCATCGTCGGAGAGCCCCGTGAAGAGCGGATCCGGCTGCCCTACACGTTCGCCGCGGTACTCGGGATGTTCGACGATCCCGGCCTGCGCGAGGAGGTCGCCCGTCGAGAGGGCCACATCCCAGACGACGCGCCCGAGTGGGCCGTCGATGCGGCGCTAAAGCGGGTCGAGCAGGCTCGCAACTGGGCGCGACGCACCGGCAACGAGTTCGACTACGAACTCAAGCGCAGCGAGATCCCCGATCACGAGTTCGACGCGGCGACCGAGGACGCGCTGGCGGAACTGGCCGACTTCATCGAAGCGGGCCACGAGCCCGACGAGATCCAGGGCGAAATCTACGAGACGGCAAAGCGCCACGACGTCGACGTCGGCGACTTCTTCGCGGCGGGCTACCGGCTGTTCTTCGACGAGGACCAGGGGCCGAAGCTCGGCCCGTTCCTCGCGAAGGTCGACCGGGAGTTCGTCGTCGCGCGACTGCGGCGGGAGCGTTGA
- a CDS encoding 30S ribosomal protein S19e has protein sequence MATMYDVPADDLIEALADDLADRLEEPDWGKFAKSGVDKKLPPEQDDFWATRAASLLRKVADRGPIGVERLSTEYGGAKGGSNRYQVAPAKRTDGSKNLIRTILQQLEEEDLVETAEGEGRRITADGRSLLDETADEVLEELDRPELERYA, from the coding sequence ATGGCTACGATGTACGACGTTCCGGCGGACGACCTCATCGAGGCGCTCGCCGACGATCTCGCGGACCGACTCGAGGAACCGGACTGGGGCAAATTCGCCAAAAGCGGCGTCGACAAGAAACTCCCGCCCGAACAGGACGACTTCTGGGCCACCCGCGCCGCGAGTCTCCTGCGCAAGGTCGCCGATCGCGGCCCGATCGGCGTCGAGCGACTGTCGACCGAGTACGGCGGCGCGAAGGGCGGCTCGAACCGCTATCAGGTCGCGCCCGCGAAGCGAACCGACGGCTCGAAGAACCTCATCCGGACCATCCTCCAGCAGCTCGAGGAGGAAGACCTCGTCGAGACCGCCGAGGGCGAGGGTCGCCGCATTACCGCCGACGGCCGGAGCCTGCTCGACGAGACCGCCGACGAGGTCCTCGAGGAACTCGACCGCCCGGAACTCGAGCGCTACGCCTGA
- a CDS encoding heme-binding protein, whose protein sequence is MERRRPPQTEEGWYVLHDFRSIDWDAWRAAPERRRERAIEEGVDYLEASEAVGDADEGDSATFAVLGHKADLLVLHLRPTLGDIDALERRFEHTALAEFTERADSYVSVTEVSGYMSEDYFDEDSEVEDAGLERYIESRLKPEIPDGEFLSFYPMSKRRGPDHNWYELPFDERADYLSNHGEIGKDYAGRVTQIITGSVGLDDFEWGVTLFGDDPTDVKDLLYEMRFDPSSSRFAEFGRFLSARRFPPEDLGTFLAGERVPAEGEESHPHASGDAEGHHGGSGGHHHGDDSGSSHGDESGGVRDELEDEGIYAGQPHGEDVHAVVLYSTADPDELFEEVDGYRENFDHYDTHVKTAVYEAQDADSETAVVSLWDTDRAANTAAGFLAELPEVVRQAGDDEDDSWGTMGMFYTVEPEHRGDFVGTFDDVGDVLADMDGHRKTDLLVNREDENDMFIASRWDSRDDAMTFFRSDAFSETVEFGRDILADRPRHVFLA, encoded by the coding sequence ATGGAACGACGGCGACCACCACAGACCGAAGAAGGCTGGTACGTGCTCCACGATTTCCGGTCGATCGACTGGGACGCCTGGCGAGCGGCTCCGGAGCGGCGACGCGAGCGGGCCATCGAGGAGGGCGTCGACTACCTCGAAGCCAGCGAGGCCGTCGGCGACGCCGACGAGGGCGATTCGGCAACGTTTGCCGTTCTCGGTCACAAGGCCGACCTGCTCGTCCTCCACCTCCGACCCACCCTCGGCGACATCGACGCCCTCGAGCGGCGGTTCGAACACACCGCGCTCGCGGAGTTCACCGAACGAGCCGACTCCTACGTGTCGGTCACGGAGGTCTCGGGCTACATGTCCGAGGACTACTTCGACGAGGACAGCGAGGTCGAGGACGCCGGCCTCGAGCGCTACATCGAGTCCCGGCTCAAACCCGAGATTCCCGACGGCGAGTTCCTGAGCTTCTACCCGATGAGCAAGCGCCGCGGGCCGGACCACAACTGGTACGAACTCCCCTTCGACGAGCGGGCGGACTACCTCTCGAACCACGGCGAGATCGGCAAGGACTACGCGGGCCGTGTCACCCAGATCATCACCGGCAGCGTCGGACTCGACGACTTCGAGTGGGGTGTGACCCTGTTCGGCGACGACCCGACCGACGTCAAGGATCTGCTCTACGAGATGCGCTTTGACCCCTCGAGTTCCCGCTTCGCCGAGTTCGGCCGGTTCCTCTCGGCGCGACGGTTTCCGCCGGAAGACCTCGGGACCTTCCTGGCCGGCGAACGCGTGCCGGCCGAAGGCGAGGAGTCACACCCCCACGCCAGCGGTGACGCCGAGGGCCACCACGGCGGCTCCGGCGGGCACCACCACGGCGACGATTCGGGATCGAGCCACGGCGACGAGAGCGGGGGCGTCCGCGACGAACTCGAGGACGAGGGCATCTACGCGGGCCAGCCCCACGGCGAGGACGTCCACGCGGTCGTCCTCTACTCGACGGCCGACCCCGACGAGCTGTTCGAGGAGGTCGACGGCTACCGGGAGAACTTCGACCACTACGACACCCACGTGAAGACGGCGGTCTACGAGGCCCAGGACGCGGACAGCGAAACCGCAGTCGTCAGCCTCTGGGACACCGACCGGGCCGCCAACACGGCCGCCGGGTTCCTCGCCGAACTGCCCGAGGTCGTCCGACAGGCCGGCGACGACGAGGACGACTCGTGGGGGACGATGGGGATGTTCTACACGGTCGAGCCCGAACACCGCGGAGACTTCGTCGGGACCTTCGACGACGTCGGTGACGTCCTCGCCGACATGGACGGCCACCGCAAGACCGACCTGCTGGTCAACCGCGAGGACGAAAACGACATGTTCATCGCCAGCCGCTGGGACTCCCGGGACGACGCTATGACGTTCTTCCGGAGCGACGCCTTCTCGGAGACCGTCGAGTTCGGGCGGGACATCCTCGCGGACCGGCCGCGACACGTCTTCCTCGCCTGA